One genomic segment of Hymenobacter psoromatis includes these proteins:
- a CDS encoding T9SS type A sorting domain-containing protein, protein MTYLLHSFCQFTYVYPSPARDAVEVHLSEASLAAASPAEPVMVRLFDAQGQPRAEQRSHGERVLRLKTDKLPTGLYFIHILRGQKVLSRQQLRIEQ, encoded by the coding sequence ATAACTTATCTCCTTCACTCTTTTTGCCAGTTTACTTACGTCTACCCCAGCCCGGCCCGCGACGCGGTGGAAGTGCACCTGAGTGAAGCCAGCTTGGCGGCGGCCAGCCCCGCCGAGCCGGTGATGGTGCGCCTCTTCGACGCCCAGGGGCAGCCCCGCGCCGAGCAGCGCAGCCACGGCGAGCGCGTGTTGCGCCTCAAAACCGACAAGCTGCCCACCGGCCTCTACTTCATCCACATCCTGCGCGGGCAAAAAGTCCTGAGCCGGCAGCAGCTTCGCATCGAACAATAG
- a CDS encoding HEPN domain-containing protein, with protein sequence MNGGPYMQPLSASDKLQAENWLAIADLDLRVVERMHAEDVAFYGYHVPFACQQVVEKYAKAVLIAYQLLVRRTHDLPALLQHLSSVVIFSANQLDQADLLADYAVDIRYPPYQQLALPRSAGRFGDSPAF encoded by the coding sequence ATGAATGGCGGACCCTATATGCAGCCGCTTAGTGCTTCGGACAAGCTGCAGGCAGAAAACTGGTTGGCTATCGCTGACCTGGATTTGCGTGTGGTGGAGCGGATGCACGCGGAGGATGTGGCTTTTTACGGCTATCACGTGCCTTTTGCCTGCCAGCAAGTAGTAGAGAAATATGCCAAAGCCGTACTGATAGCCTACCAACTACTGGTGCGCCGCACCCACGATTTACCCGCGTTGTTACAACATCTTTCTTCAGTCGTTATTTTTTCAGCTAACCAATTGGACCAAGCTGACCTGCTGGCCGACTATGCGGTGGATATTCGTTACCCACCGTACCAGCAACTAGCCCTGCCCCGAAGTGCTGGACGCTTTGGCGATAGCCCGGCATTTTAG
- a CDS encoding TIGR00730 family Rossman fold protein, with protein sequence MSKLKKTSKTKSSDETLNAGSGKTIVQPNVNDNKLTSITELRQQTGGPAKNGQDPDEQRIRKAFVDKDWNEIKIADSWQIFKVMAEFVEGFEKMSKIGPCVSIFGSARTKPDNQYYQMAEEIASKLVRHGYGVITGGGPGIMEAGNKGARAEGGKSVGLNIELPFEQTHNIYIDQDKCIDFDYFFVRKVMFVKYAQAFVGMPGGFGTIDELFEALTLIQTKKIGRFPIVLVGSAYWGGLFEWITNVMLSEEHNISPEDINLVQIVDDASEAVKIIDDFYHKYSLSPNF encoded by the coding sequence ATGTCTAAACTCAAGAAAACCAGTAAAACCAAGTCGTCCGACGAAACCCTGAACGCGGGCTCGGGCAAGACCATTGTGCAGCCCAACGTCAACGACAACAAGCTCACCAGTATCACGGAGCTGCGGCAGCAAACCGGCGGCCCGGCCAAAAACGGCCAGGACCCCGACGAGCAGCGCATCCGCAAAGCCTTCGTGGATAAAGATTGGAACGAGATAAAAATCGCCGATAGCTGGCAGATTTTCAAGGTGATGGCCGAGTTTGTGGAGGGCTTCGAGAAGATGTCCAAAATTGGCCCCTGCGTGAGCATCTTCGGCTCGGCCCGCACCAAGCCCGACAATCAGTACTACCAGATGGCCGAGGAAATTGCCTCCAAGCTCGTGCGCCACGGCTACGGCGTCATCACCGGGGGCGGCCCCGGCATCATGGAGGCCGGCAACAAGGGCGCGCGTGCCGAGGGCGGCAAGTCGGTGGGCCTCAACATTGAGCTGCCCTTCGAGCAGACCCACAACATCTACATCGACCAGGATAAGTGTATCGATTTCGACTATTTTTTTGTGCGCAAGGTGATGTTTGTGAAGTACGCCCAGGCCTTCGTGGGGATGCCCGGCGGCTTCGGCACCATCGACGAGCTGTTTGAGGCGCTGACCCTGATTCAGACCAAGAAAATCGGGCGTTTCCCCATCGTGCTGGTGGGCTCGGCCTACTGGGGCGGCCTGTTTGAGTGGATTACCAACGTGATGCTGAGCGAGGAGCACAATATTTCGCCCGAAGATATCAACCTGGTGCAGATAGTGGACGATGCCAGCGAAGCCGTTAAGATTATTGACGACTTCTACCATAAGTACTCGCTCTCGCCCAACTTCTAG
- a CDS encoding SMP-30/gluconolactonase/LRE family protein: protein MHSFPLKNWASPVAVAAASLLLTACNSTPTTADQPRGTMPADSTAAHVPAPAPANSPLTIVAEFNAPQVTGVAVAPGGKIFAFSPRWDYNPTFPVALVGANNTLTPYPDAGWCTWNDSVKAEPQKHWICPQAGYVDTQGMLWIVDPAAPGLKFTVPGGPKLVKTDPKTGQVLQTILYPESVAPRKSYLNDVRIDLQNKYAYLTDSGTGALVVTDLKTGKSRQLLAKQPSTLPDKNFITKAQGHALYDPTGKPGQFKADGIALSTDNQYLYYRALSGHSLYRIKTAALRNAALSPAQVQAAVEKLPDAPACDGMELDSKNNLYLTNFEEGAILRRTPAGKTETLVKEARLEWPDTFSWDPDGQHLYFTTSAIHKTPYWNKGVGQPREPFRIYKMTLAK from the coding sequence ATGCACTCTTTTCCACTTAAAAACTGGGCCAGCCCAGTAGCCGTGGCCGCCGCCAGCCTGCTGCTGACGGCCTGTAATTCCACCCCAACCACTGCCGACCAGCCGCGCGGCACCATGCCCGCCGACTCTACGGCCGCCCACGTGCCTGCCCCCGCGCCGGCCAATTCACCGCTGACCATCGTGGCCGAGTTCAACGCTCCGCAGGTGACGGGCGTAGCTGTAGCTCCGGGGGGTAAGATATTCGCCTTTTCGCCGCGCTGGGATTATAACCCGACTTTCCCGGTGGCGCTGGTGGGGGCCAACAATACCCTCACGCCCTACCCCGATGCCGGCTGGTGCACTTGGAACGACTCGGTAAAGGCCGAGCCCCAGAAGCATTGGATTTGCCCACAGGCCGGTTACGTCGATACCCAGGGGATGCTCTGGATAGTGGACCCCGCCGCGCCCGGCCTCAAATTCACGGTGCCCGGCGGCCCCAAGCTGGTGAAGACGGACCCTAAAACCGGCCAGGTGCTCCAAACCATTCTCTACCCCGAGAGCGTGGCTCCGCGCAAGTCGTACCTCAACGACGTGCGCATCGACCTCCAGAATAAGTACGCCTACCTCACCGACTCGGGCACCGGCGCGCTGGTCGTGACGGATTTGAAGACCGGTAAGTCGCGCCAGCTACTGGCTAAGCAGCCCTCGACGCTACCCGATAAGAACTTCATTACCAAGGCCCAGGGCCACGCCCTTTACGACCCCACGGGCAAGCCCGGCCAGTTCAAAGCCGATGGCATTGCCCTGAGCACGGATAACCAGTACCTCTACTATCGTGCGCTGTCGGGCCACTCGCTCTACCGCATCAAAACCGCCGCGCTGCGCAATGCCGCTCTGAGCCCGGCCCAGGTGCAGGCCGCCGTGGAGAAGCTACCCGATGCGCCCGCCTGCGACGGCATGGAGCTGGACAGCAAGAATAATCTCTACCTAACCAATTTTGAGGAAGGAGCCATTCTTCGCCGCACGCCCGCTGGCAAAACGGAAACTCTCGTGAAAGAGGCCCGCCTCGAATGGCCCGATACCTTTAGCTGGGACCCCGATGGCCAGCACCTCTACTTCACAACCTCGGCTATTCACAAAACACCGTACTGGAATAAGGGGGTAGGGCAGCCCCGCGAGCCGTTCCGCATCTATAAGATGACGCTGGCAAAGTAG
- a CDS encoding DUF4142 domain-containing protein, which translates to MNRFLLPLLGAALLALPACNSKTDTKGQGFSETTKPGTTTEEPAAVMPDGAQNPTDMPAAAGSAPAKGQPDPNGPTAPHANDAQFMQSAAHSDQNEMQLSKLALAKGVTGMTKTYAEKMIADHTKSTAALQPIAAKAGVTLPTDMDDQHKEIAQNMQQLSGKDLQDRYLEQMEADHQITANTLVAHQQMTKNAALSSWITQTLPVVTQHLGMAKADARETN; encoded by the coding sequence ATGAATCGCTTTCTCCTACCCCTACTGGGTGCCGCCCTACTTGCCCTGCCAGCCTGCAACTCTAAAACCGATACCAAAGGCCAGGGCTTTTCTGAAACGACTAAGCCCGGCACTACTACCGAGGAGCCGGCGGCCGTGATGCCCGACGGGGCACAGAACCCTACCGATATGCCCGCAGCTGCCGGCTCGGCCCCCGCCAAGGGTCAGCCCGACCCCAATGGCCCCACGGCCCCCCACGCCAACGACGCGCAGTTTATGCAGTCGGCTGCGCACTCGGACCAGAATGAGATGCAACTCAGTAAGCTGGCGCTGGCCAAGGGCGTAACGGGCATGACCAAAACCTACGCCGAGAAAATGATAGCCGACCATACCAAGAGCACCGCCGCCCTGCAGCCCATCGCGGCTAAAGCCGGCGTGACCCTACCCACCGACATGGACGACCAGCACAAGGAAATTGCCCAAAATATGCAGCAGCTGTCGGGTAAGGACCTGCAGGACCGCTACCTGGAGCAAATGGAAGCCGACCACCAGATAACGGCCAACACCTTGGTCGCGCACCAGCAAATGACCAAAAACGCCGCCCTCAGCAGCTGGATTACCCAGACGCTGCCCGTGGTGACCCAGCACCTGGGCATGGCCAAGGCCGATGCCAGAGAAACTAATTAG
- a CDS encoding 2-C-methyl-D-erythritol 4-phosphate cytidylyltransferase translates to MPATPPPPPNDLLIYSPTHLPSPPRYAILVAGGNGLRMGSDRPKQFLLLGGEPVLLHTLRRWAAPALGVVQLVVVLPFDQLDYWRQVLVEYAVSIPHLLVAGGATRWASVRAGLAALPPDALAGALVAVHDGVRPLIAASVMEAAYQVAATHGAAAVAVPPKDSVRLLGAAGSSPLDRRRLRLMQTPQTFDLALLRRAYRLPELPTFTDDASVVDDLHPVQLVAGDYRNLKITTPEDLLLAEALLAAGA, encoded by the coding sequence ATGCCCGCTACCCCTCCCCCACCACCCAACGACTTACTCATTTACTCACCTACTCATTTACCGTCCCCGCCGCGTTACGCTATTCTGGTGGCGGGAGGGAACGGGCTACGCATGGGGTCCGACCGGCCCAAGCAGTTTCTGCTGCTGGGGGGTGAGCCGGTGCTGCTGCACACGCTGCGGCGCTGGGCCGCACCGGCGCTGGGCGTGGTGCAGCTGGTGGTAGTGCTACCGTTTGACCAGCTCGACTACTGGCGACAAGTATTGGTGGAATACGCGGTTAGCATTCCGCACCTGCTGGTGGCGGGCGGGGCCACGCGCTGGGCTTCGGTGCGGGCCGGGCTGGCCGCCCTACCCCCCGACGCGCTGGCGGGCGCGCTGGTAGCAGTGCACGATGGCGTGCGGCCGCTCATCGCGGCCAGCGTGATGGAGGCGGCCTACCAAGTAGCGGCAACCCACGGCGCGGCGGCCGTGGCCGTGCCGCCCAAAGACTCGGTGCGGCTGCTAGGGGCGGCTGGCTCATCGCCGCTCGACCGCCGCCGCCTGCGCCTGATGCAGACGCCCCAGACCTTCGACCTAGCCCTGCTGCGTCGCGCCTACCGCCTGCCCGAGCTACCCACCTTTACCGACGATGCCAGCGTGGTAGACGACCTGCACCCGGTGCAGCTGGTGGCGGGCGATTACCGCAACCTCAAGATTACGACTCCCGAGGACCTATTGCTGGCTGAAGCCCTGCTGGCGGCCGGTGCCTAG
- a CDS encoding 2-oxoglutarate dehydrogenase E1 component, whose protein sequence is MDTYTYIANADAAAIETLYQAYRSNPESVDFGWRKFFEGFDFSQQFPEGAPILPSAEGVANGTAANGNALKTSAAPTPGPRPQPDDYGVLNTSASTNNAPPLAQGTPASDKETAVRNLIHAFRSRGHLRAKTNPVRERKDRQARLSLTDFGLSDGDLDTKFRQGEDLGLGQGATLREIVAALTSIYAGTVGFEYTYIRDPQVLEWFQQKVEHDALAFNPDGEYKKRILKKLNEAVVFENFLHTKFLGQKRFSLEGGETTIPALDAIINRAAELGVKEVMIGMAHRGRLNVLANIMGKTYEQIFSEFEGTATPDLTMGDGDVKYHMGYSSEVEALNGQRVNLKLAPNPSHLEAVNPVVEGFVRAKIEHQYGGDYHQILPILIHGDAALAGQGIGYEVTQMSQLEGYKTGGTIHFVINNQVGFTTDFEDARSSIYSTDLAKIIDAPVIHVNGDDPEAVVFAVRLATEYRQQFHADIFIDMVCYRRHGHNESDEPKFTQPTLYNVISKHPNPREVYNATLVKRGDVDAELASQMDREFRDTLQARLDQVKQQPLPYKYQALENEWRTLRRSTNADFDQSPETGISEETVARVAEALTTIPENFRPIKQIDNLLKERRKMFYETRVLNWAAGELLAYGSLLTENHMVRVSGQDVQRGTFSHRHAVLHDAETSAPYNSLNYLKGEHQQLSIYNSLLSEYAVLGFEFGYGMANPTALVVWEAQFGDFANGAQTMIDQFVVSSESKWQRMNGLVMLLPHGYEGQGPEHSNARPERFLQLSAENNIVVANITTPANFFHALRRQLTWSFRKPLVIMSPKSMLRNPQCVSSVEDFTSGRFQEVLGDGFAEAKKVKKVLLCSGKVYYDLLDEQQQSDRRDVAIVRLEQLHPFPQKQLAAELAKYPKAKLIWVQEEPENMGYWNYLLRFMRRELHDVVARKPSASPATGYNKVHVKEQKEIVARAFDKAQNAVADEQIKETTEAAKKLD, encoded by the coding sequence ATGGATACGTACACCTATATCGCCAACGCGGACGCGGCGGCCATCGAAACGCTTTATCAGGCGTACCGCAGCAACCCAGAATCGGTGGATTTTGGCTGGCGTAAGTTCTTTGAAGGCTTCGATTTTTCGCAGCAGTTTCCCGAGGGCGCGCCGATTTTGCCCAGTGCCGAAGGCGTAGCTAACGGCACGGCTGCTAATGGCAACGCGCTGAAAACCAGCGCCGCGCCTACCCCAGGCCCCCGGCCGCAGCCCGACGATTACGGCGTGCTCAACACGTCCGCTTCAACCAACAACGCGCCGCCACTGGCGCAAGGCACCCCGGCCAGCGACAAGGAAACGGCCGTGCGCAACCTCATCCACGCCTTCCGCAGCCGGGGCCACCTGCGCGCCAAAACTAACCCCGTGCGCGAGCGCAAAGACCGCCAGGCCCGCCTGAGTCTCACCGATTTCGGCCTGAGCGACGGTGATTTGGATACGAAATTCCGGCAGGGTGAGGACCTGGGGCTGGGCCAGGGCGCGACGCTGCGCGAAATAGTAGCGGCACTTACCAGCATCTACGCCGGCACGGTGGGCTTCGAGTACACCTACATCCGCGACCCGCAGGTGCTGGAGTGGTTTCAGCAGAAAGTGGAGCACGATGCGCTGGCTTTTAACCCGGATGGGGAATATAAGAAGCGGATTCTCAAGAAGTTGAACGAGGCAGTGGTGTTCGAGAACTTCCTGCACACCAAGTTTCTGGGGCAGAAGCGCTTCTCGCTGGAAGGCGGCGAAACGACCATTCCGGCCCTGGATGCCATCATCAATCGTGCCGCCGAGCTGGGGGTGAAGGAAGTGATGATTGGCATGGCGCACCGCGGCCGCCTGAACGTGCTGGCCAACATCATGGGCAAGACTTACGAGCAGATTTTCTCGGAGTTTGAGGGCACTGCTACCCCCGACCTTACGATGGGCGACGGCGATGTGAAGTATCACATGGGCTACTCATCGGAAGTAGAAGCGCTTAACGGTCAAAGGGTTAACCTAAAGCTCGCGCCTAACCCTTCGCACCTGGAGGCGGTAAATCCGGTAGTAGAAGGCTTCGTGCGGGCCAAGATTGAGCATCAGTATGGCGGCGACTACCACCAGATTCTGCCGATTCTGATTCACGGCGACGCGGCGCTGGCCGGCCAGGGCATCGGCTATGAGGTCACGCAGATGTCGCAGCTCGAAGGCTACAAGACGGGCGGCACCATTCACTTCGTGATTAACAACCAGGTTGGCTTCACGACCGATTTTGAGGATGCGCGCTCGTCCATCTACAGCACTGATTTAGCGAAGATTATCGATGCGCCGGTGATTCACGTGAACGGCGACGACCCGGAGGCGGTGGTGTTTGCGGTGCGGCTGGCCACGGAGTATCGGCAGCAGTTTCACGCCGATATTTTCATCGATATGGTGTGCTACCGCCGCCACGGCCATAATGAGTCGGACGAGCCCAAGTTCACCCAGCCCACGCTCTACAACGTCATCTCGAAGCACCCCAACCCGCGCGAAGTCTACAACGCGACCCTCGTGAAACGTGGCGACGTGGATGCCGAGCTGGCCAGCCAGATGGACCGCGAGTTTCGGGACACGCTGCAAGCCCGGCTCGACCAGGTGAAGCAGCAACCCCTACCCTACAAATATCAGGCACTCGAAAACGAGTGGCGCACGCTGCGCCGCAGCACCAACGCGGATTTCGACCAGTCGCCCGAAACCGGTATCAGCGAGGAGACCGTGGCGCGAGTGGCCGAGGCGCTCACGACGATTCCCGAGAATTTCCGACCCATCAAGCAGATTGACAACTTGTTGAAGGAGCGCCGCAAGATGTTCTACGAAACGCGGGTGCTGAACTGGGCGGCCGGCGAGCTGCTGGCCTACGGCTCGCTGCTAACCGAAAACCATATGGTGCGCGTGAGTGGGCAGGATGTGCAGCGCGGCACGTTTTCGCACCGCCACGCGGTGCTGCACGATGCCGAAACCTCGGCCCCTTACAATTCGCTGAACTACCTGAAGGGCGAGCACCAGCAGCTGAGCATCTACAATTCGCTGCTGAGCGAGTATGCGGTGCTGGGCTTTGAGTTTGGCTACGGCATGGCCAACCCCACGGCGCTGGTGGTGTGGGAGGCGCAGTTTGGCGACTTCGCCAACGGCGCGCAAACCATGATTGACCAGTTTGTGGTGAGCAGCGAAAGCAAGTGGCAGCGCATGAACGGCCTGGTGATGCTGCTGCCCCACGGCTACGAGGGCCAGGGCCCCGAGCACTCCAACGCCCGCCCCGAGCGCTTTTTGCAATTGTCGGCCGAGAATAATATCGTGGTCGCTAACATCACTACCCCCGCTAATTTCTTTCACGCCCTGCGCCGGCAGCTGACCTGGAGCTTCCGCAAGCCGCTGGTCATTATGTCGCCCAAGTCGATGCTGCGCAACCCGCAGTGCGTGTCGTCGGTGGAAGACTTTACCAGCGGCCGCTTCCAGGAAGTGCTGGGCGACGGCTTCGCTGAAGCCAAAAAGGTGAAAAAAGTCCTGCTGTGCTCGGGCAAGGTGTACTACGATTTGCTGGACGAACAGCAGCAGTCCGACCGCCGCGACGTGGCCATCGTGCGCCTGGAGCAGCTGCACCCTTTCCCGCAGAAGCAGCTGGCTGCCGAGCTGGCGAAGTACCCGAAAGCCAAGCTCATTTGGGTGCAGGAAGAGCCCGAAAACATGGGCTATTGGAACTACCTGCTGCGCTTTATGCGCCGCGAGCTGCACGATGTGGTAGCCCGCAAGCCCTCGGCCTCGCCCGCTACCGGCTACAACAAGGTGCATGTGAAAGAGCAAAAAGAAATCGTGGCCCGCGCCTTCGATAAAGCCCAAAATGCCGTGGCCGACGAGCAAATTAAGGAAACGACGGAAGCCGCTAAAAAACTGGACTAA
- a CDS encoding ABC transporter permease: MFLTVRLVLESFAFAWQALRANLLRTVLSLLGVTVGIFSIIAVFMVVDSLESNVRSSMNFLGDKVIYVGKWPWVFESNFPWWKYFNRPVPTLREFQQLQRMLPANSQKGVAIFVPKGGNTLKAENNSVSDCALQGVSYDYRQISSVPIEQGRYFTQQEMDGGRPVAIIGATIAENLFPQGAPVGRQFKTQGRYFTVIGVMKKEGKNLLGTPSNDANCLIPFGMFANIFALNSSGQGVPSPQIGVKGRDDDPGLLNLEAEMQGDMRIIRGLKPREEDNFALNRPEMIADTIGKLFSIIGIAGAIIGSFAMLVGGFGIANIMFVSVRERTNIIGIQKSLGAKNYFILFQFLFEAVFLCLLGGGVGIFLVWLITLVPQDSLALSLSAGNISLGLLVSVGIGVLAGIIPAVMAANLDPVIAIRAK; the protein is encoded by the coding sequence ATGTTCCTTACTGTTCGACTCGTACTCGAAAGCTTCGCTTTTGCCTGGCAGGCATTGCGGGCCAATCTGCTGCGCACTGTCTTGTCGCTGCTGGGCGTCACGGTGGGTATTTTCTCCATTATCGCCGTTTTCATGGTCGTCGATTCGCTCGAATCGAACGTGCGCAGCAGCATGAACTTCCTGGGCGATAAAGTAATTTACGTGGGCAAGTGGCCCTGGGTCTTCGAGAGTAATTTTCCGTGGTGGAAGTATTTCAACCGGCCCGTGCCTACACTGCGTGAGTTTCAGCAGCTGCAGCGGATGCTGCCCGCCAACAGTCAGAAGGGGGTGGCCATCTTCGTGCCCAAGGGCGGTAATACACTGAAGGCGGAGAATAACTCGGTGAGCGACTGTGCGTTGCAGGGCGTCAGCTACGATTACCGCCAGATTTCTAGCGTGCCCATTGAGCAGGGCCGCTACTTTACCCAGCAGGAGATGGATGGCGGCCGGCCGGTGGCCATCATCGGGGCTACCATCGCCGAAAACCTCTTTCCGCAGGGCGCGCCGGTGGGGCGGCAGTTCAAGACCCAGGGCCGTTACTTCACAGTTATCGGGGTGATGAAAAAGGAGGGTAAAAACCTGCTTGGCACGCCCAGCAACGATGCCAACTGCCTGATTCCTTTCGGCATGTTTGCCAATATCTTCGCCCTCAACAGCTCCGGGCAGGGCGTGCCCTCGCCCCAAATCGGCGTGAAGGGCCGCGACGACGACCCCGGCCTGCTGAATCTCGAAGCCGAGATGCAGGGCGACATGCGCATCATCCGGGGCCTCAAGCCCCGCGAGGAAGACAACTTCGCCCTCAATCGCCCCGAAATGATTGCCGATACCATCGGTAAGCTATTTAGCATTATCGGCATAGCGGGGGCCATCATTGGCTCATTTGCCATGTTGGTAGGCGGCTTCGGCATTGCCAATATTATGTTCGTATCGGTGCGGGAGCGCACCAATATTATCGGCATCCAAAAATCATTAGGGGCCAAAAATTACTTTATTCTGTTTCAGTTTTTGTTCGAGGCCGTGTTCTTATGCCTGCTGGGCGGGGGGGTAGGGATTTTTCTGGTCTGGCTCATTACTCTCGTGCCGCAGGATAGCCTGGCGCTATCGCTGAGCGCGGGCAACATCTCGCTGGGCCTGCTGGTGTCGGTGGGCATCGGGGTGCTGGCCGGCATCATTCCGGCCGTGATGGCCGCCAATCTGGACCCGGTTATCGCCATTCGGGCCAAGTAG
- the queA gene encoding tRNA preQ1(34) S-adenosylmethionine ribosyltransferase-isomerase QueA → MKLHEFKFELPEELIASHPARHRDESRLMVVHRATGQFEHRMFKDILDYFVEGDVFVFNDTKVFPARMYGQKERTGAQIEVFLLRELNKEGRLWDVLVDPARKIRVGNKLYFGESDIVAEVIDNTTSRGRTIKFLFDGTDEEFRKSLHELGETPVPKEVLKRETEPADKERYQTIFAENIGAVAAPSAGLHFSREVMKRMEIKGIEKAFITLHVGLGTYRNVDVEDLTKHKMDSEQFFVGPEAVQIVNKSMDTKKQVCAIGTTTMRALDASVSANSRIKVTSGWNDKFIYPPYDFKIANSLLTNFHLPESTLVMMASAFAGYKLLMEAYQEAIKEKYRFFAFGDAMLIL, encoded by the coding sequence ATGAAACTGCATGAGTTCAAGTTTGAACTCCCCGAAGAGCTGATTGCCAGTCACCCTGCCCGCCACCGCGACGAGTCGCGCCTGATGGTGGTTCACCGCGCTACCGGCCAGTTTGAACATCGCATGTTCAAGGACATCTTAGATTATTTTGTGGAGGGCGACGTTTTTGTTTTCAACGACACCAAGGTGTTTCCGGCCCGCATGTATGGCCAGAAAGAGCGCACTGGCGCGCAGATTGAGGTTTTCCTACTGCGCGAATTGAACAAGGAAGGCCGCCTCTGGGACGTGCTCGTGGACCCGGCCCGCAAAATCCGGGTGGGTAATAAGCTGTACTTTGGCGAGTCGGATATCGTGGCCGAGGTCATTGACAATACGACGTCGCGGGGCCGCACCATCAAGTTTTTGTTTGATGGCACCGATGAGGAGTTTCGCAAATCTTTGCACGAACTGGGCGAAACGCCCGTGCCCAAGGAAGTGCTTAAGCGCGAAACCGAGCCCGCTGATAAGGAGCGCTACCAGACCATTTTTGCCGAGAACATTGGGGCCGTGGCCGCGCCGAGCGCCGGCCTGCACTTCTCACGCGAAGTAATGAAGCGCATGGAAATCAAGGGGATAGAGAAGGCGTTTATCACCCTGCACGTGGGCCTGGGCACCTACCGCAACGTAGATGTGGAGGACCTCACCAAGCACAAGATGGACTCGGAGCAGTTCTTCGTGGGCCCCGAGGCGGTGCAGATTGTGAACAAGTCGATGGACACCAAGAAGCAGGTCTGCGCCATTGGCACGACGACCATGCGGGCGCTCGATGCCTCGGTTTCGGCCAACAGCCGCATCAAGGTGACCTCGGGCTGGAACGACAAGTTTATCTACCCGCCCTACGATTTCAAAATCGCTAACTCGCTGCTGACCAACTTTCACCTCCCCGAAAGCACCTTGGTGATGATGGCTTCGGCCTTCGCCGGCTACAAGCTGCTGATGGAGGCGTACCAGGAAGCCATCAAGGAAAAGTACCGCTTCTTCGCCTTCGGCGACGCGATGCTCATTCTGTAA
- a CDS encoding nucleotidyltransferase domain-containing protein — protein MITEAQIQAVVQRIVEGYAPDRIILVGAYAYGVPTGDSDLDLLVLKSGLGPTRKERALAVRRLVRSTGIPMDVLVRTPEEAQQAARARFSIEAQAFNEWRTLYAAA, from the coding sequence ATGATAACCGAAGCGCAAATCCAGGCTGTTGTGCAGCGCATTGTGGAAGGCTACGCGCCGGACAGGATAATCCTGGTCGGCGCGTATGCCTACGGGGTGCCTACGGGGGATAGTGACCTGGATTTGCTGGTGCTGAAGAGTGGCCTCGGACCCACGCGGAAGGAGCGGGCGCTGGCGGTGCGGCGGCTGGTGCGTAGCACGGGTATTCCGATGGATGTGCTAGTACGCACGCCGGAAGAAGCTCAACAAGCGGCCCGTGCCCGGTTCAGCATCGAAGCACAGGCTTTTAATGAATGGCGGACCCTATATGCAGCCGCTTAG